The following are encoded in a window of Arthrobacter sp. OAP107 genomic DNA:
- a CDS encoding APC family permease: MSTKAPVTQDTHKSLSEKGLKAGSVGLVGAVVIGVSCIAPAYTLTAALGPTVSEVGVHLPAVFLVGFIPMLLVALGYRELNNAMPDAGTSFTWATRAFGPWIGWMGGWGLIAATIIVLSNLAAVAVDFFYLMLAQLLGNPGIAELSKNMPLNIATTLVFIAAACWISYRGMETTKGVQYVLVGFQLLVLGWFAVSAFVHVANGTAFDATAISPDWFNPFAVDSFSTFAAGVSLSIFIYWGWDVTLTMNEETRNPEKTPGRAATVTVVVIVAIYMMAALATLSFAGVGEAGLGTGNPENQSSIFAVLSGPVMGPFAILMSLAILSSSAASLQSTFVSPARTLLAMGHYKALPGKFGRVSPTFKSPSYATIAAAIAAAAFYVITRTTSENALWDTITALGMMICFYYGITALACVWFFRAVAFSSARALLFKFLAPLLGGVILLVMFVKTAYDSMDPEYGSGSSVGGVGMVFILGMGVILLGVLSMLVMARIRPGFFRGEVLARGL; the protein is encoded by the coding sequence ATGAGTACAAAAGCCCCCGTTACCCAGGACACGCACAAAAGCCTGAGTGAAAAGGGCCTCAAGGCCGGTTCCGTCGGGCTGGTCGGCGCCGTGGTGATCGGGGTGTCCTGCATCGCGCCGGCGTACACGCTCACCGCGGCCCTCGGACCCACCGTGTCCGAGGTGGGCGTGCACCTGCCGGCGGTCTTCCTCGTGGGGTTCATCCCCATGCTGCTCGTGGCGCTCGGCTACCGGGAACTCAACAACGCAATGCCCGACGCCGGGACCTCCTTTACGTGGGCAACGCGCGCCTTTGGTCCGTGGATTGGCTGGATGGGAGGGTGGGGGCTGATCGCCGCCACCATCATCGTGCTGTCCAACCTTGCGGCGGTCGCCGTCGACTTCTTCTACCTGATGCTCGCCCAGCTGCTCGGCAACCCCGGGATCGCTGAGCTGTCAAAGAACATGCCGCTGAACATCGCCACCACCCTGGTGTTCATCGCGGCGGCGTGCTGGATCTCCTACCGCGGCATGGAAACCACCAAGGGCGTCCAGTACGTCCTGGTGGGGTTCCAGCTGCTGGTGCTGGGGTGGTTTGCCGTCTCCGCGTTTGTCCACGTGGCCAATGGGACGGCGTTCGACGCCACGGCCATCTCGCCGGACTGGTTCAACCCCTTCGCCGTGGACTCCTTCTCCACGTTCGCGGCCGGCGTGTCACTGTCGATCTTCATTTACTGGGGCTGGGACGTGACTCTGACCATGAACGAGGAGACGAGGAACCCGGAGAAGACTCCCGGGCGGGCGGCGACCGTGACCGTCGTCGTTATTGTGGCCATCTATATGATGGCCGCGCTGGCCACACTGTCCTTCGCCGGTGTGGGGGAGGCCGGCCTGGGCACCGGCAATCCGGAGAACCAGTCCAGCATCTTCGCCGTTCTGTCCGGGCCGGTCATGGGGCCGTTCGCCATTCTGATGTCGCTGGCCATCCTCAGCAGTTCCGCGGCCTCGCTGCAGTCCACGTTCGTCTCTCCGGCGCGGACGCTGCTGGCCATGGGCCACTACAAGGCACTGCCCGGAAAGTTCGGCAGGGTCAGCCCCACGTTCAAGTCGCCGAGCTACGCCACCATTGCGGCGGCCATCGCGGCGGCGGCGTTCTACGTGATCACCCGGACCACATCCGAGAACGCGCTGTGGGACACCATTACGGCGCTGGGCATGATGATCTGCTTCTACTACGGGATCACCGCGCTCGCGTGCGTCTGGTTCTTCCGGGCAGTGGCCTTCAGCAGTGCCCGGGCGCTCCTCTTCAAGTTCCTGGCTCCGCTGTTGGGTGGCGTGATCCTGCTGGTGATGTTCGTGAAGACGGCCTACGACTCCATGGATCCGGAGTACGGTTCCGGTTCGTCGGTGGGCGGCGTGGGCATGGTGTTCATCCTGGGCATGGGCGTGATCCTGCTCGGCGTGCTCAGCATGCTGGTGATGGCCCGGATCCGGCCCGGATTCTTCAGGGGCGAGGTGCTGGCGCGGGGCCTCTAA
- a CDS encoding NAD(P)/FAD-dependent oxidoreductase, giving the protein MLNLDRDVVIVGAGPSGLTAARELKKAGLSVAVLEARDRVGGRTWTDTVDGAMLEIGGQWVSPDQTALLALLDELGLDTYSRYREGESVYVGADGAPVRYTGDMFPVSATTAAEMEKLTALLDELAAEIGATEPWAHPKARELDTISFHHWLRQNSPDEEACNNIGLFIAGGMLTKPAHAFSALQAVLMAASAGSFTHLTDEDFILDKRVIGGMQQVSLLQAAELGADVVLNSPVRTIHWEADGGNGHRVTAVSDRATVNARFVIMAVPPNLYSRVSFNPPLPRRQHQMHQHQSLGLVIKVHAVYGTPFWREDGLSGTGFGAGSLVQEVYDNTNHGDTRGTLVGFISDEKADAVFELSAADRKKAILESIAGFLGDKALEPEVYYESDWGSEEWTRGAYAASYDLGGLHRYGKDQHAAVGPIYWCSSDLAAEGYQHVDGAVRMGQATAARIAEAAATAPELADATAAVG; this is encoded by the coding sequence ATGCTGAATCTTGACCGCGACGTAGTGATCGTCGGCGCCGGACCTTCCGGCCTCACCGCTGCCCGCGAACTGAAAAAGGCGGGCCTGAGCGTCGCTGTGCTCGAGGCCCGTGACCGTGTGGGCGGCCGGACGTGGACCGACACCGTGGACGGTGCCATGCTCGAGATCGGCGGGCAGTGGGTATCGCCGGACCAGACCGCTCTCCTGGCCCTGCTGGACGAGCTCGGCCTGGACACCTACTCCCGCTACCGCGAAGGCGAGTCCGTCTACGTGGGTGCGGATGGCGCGCCGGTCCGCTACACGGGGGACATGTTCCCGGTCAGCGCCACCACGGCTGCCGAGATGGAAAAGCTCACCGCGCTGCTGGATGAACTGGCGGCCGAGATCGGCGCCACCGAACCGTGGGCACACCCCAAGGCCCGTGAGCTGGACACCATCTCCTTCCACCACTGGCTGCGCCAGAATTCCCCGGACGAGGAGGCCTGCAACAACATCGGGCTGTTCATCGCCGGCGGCATGCTCACTAAGCCGGCGCACGCCTTCTCCGCCCTGCAGGCAGTCCTGATGGCCGCCTCCGCCGGTTCCTTCACCCACCTGACGGATGAGGACTTCATCCTGGACAAGCGGGTCATCGGCGGGATGCAGCAGGTCTCCCTGCTGCAGGCAGCGGAGCTGGGTGCCGACGTCGTCCTTAACAGCCCGGTGCGCACCATCCACTGGGAGGCCGACGGCGGCAACGGCCACCGGGTCACCGCCGTCTCCGACCGGGCCACGGTAAACGCGCGCTTCGTGATCATGGCTGTGCCGCCCAACCTGTACTCCCGCGTCTCCTTCAACCCTCCGCTGCCGCGCCGCCAGCACCAGATGCACCAGCACCAGTCGCTGGGACTGGTCATCAAGGTCCACGCCGTCTACGGCACGCCGTTCTGGCGCGAGGACGGACTCTCCGGCACCGGATTCGGCGCCGGCTCGCTGGTCCAGGAGGTCTACGACAACACCAACCACGGCGATACCCGCGGAACGCTCGTCGGCTTCATCTCCGATGAAAAGGCCGACGCCGTCTTCGAACTGAGCGCCGCGGACCGCAAGAAAGCCATCCTGGAATCGATCGCCGGCTTCCTGGGGGACAAGGCCCTGGAGCCCGAGGTGTACTACGAATCCGACTGGGGCTCGGAGGAATGGACGCGCGGCGCATACGCCGCGAGCTACGACCTGGGCGGCCTGCACCGCTACGGCAAGGACCAGCACGCAGCCGTCGGCCCCATCTACTGGTGCTCCTCCGACCTCGCCGCCGAAGGCTACCAGCACGTGGACGGGGCGGTCCGCATGGGCCAGGCCACCGCGGCCCGCATCGCCGAGGCCGCAGCAACGGCCCCTGAACTGGCGGACGCAACGGCCGCCGTCGGCTGA